The nucleotide sequence TGCTTTTGGCATTGCTCAATGACCTTATAACACTCTAATAACTTATTATGCACCGACGGGGAACCCAAAGCATAAGACCGATGCTATGGCCTGATCTGATCGATCCCAGCAGCAGGAGGCGAAAATTATTGAGAATGGGGCCCTGTTAAATTATCCTTAACAGGTACAACAAAATTTTTAGCTCAAAAATATACTGGCCTTTGCCTTTAGCGAAATAACGGTTCAATGATTTGGCGTTAAACTTTATGAGCGACTGATTTGAGTAGGAAAAAGGCTCAGGATAAATTTTAGCCTGAAATACTCAATAAACAAGCTTTCTTTACTTAGTGTTTGGCTTGAAAATTTAGAGGTAAAGCAATGGGATATTCAGTAGAGGTAGAGAGCGATACTTACAATAGCGAAGTGGTTCAAGCTTCCTATAGTAAAACAGTAATCGTTGATTTTTATGCCACTTGGTGCGGCCCTTGTAAACTCCTGAAACCGATTTTAGAAAAGTTGGTTCTAGAGTATGATTTTATTTTAGCTAAAGTCGATATCGACAAAAATCAAGATTTAGCTACCCGATATGGTATAGAAGGAGTCCCTGATGTCAGGGTGGTAGTAGAAGGTCAGATGTATCCGGGTTTTGTGGGGGTTATGTCAGAACCTCAAATTCGGGCTTTGTTAACCCAGTTAAACCTTAAATCTGACTTAGAAATAGGCTTAGAAGCTGTTCGAGATGCTATCGCCGTTCAAAACCCTCAACAGGCTAAACAAATTTTAGATCAATTATTTGCTAAGTATCCCCATAATCCTCAAATTGCCCTTGAAGCGGCTCGTTTTTTAATCCGCTTTAATCGTCTTGATGATGCTGAAAAAATTGTCAAAACTATTGGAGCAGATCAACGAGAATTTTACCCAAAAGCTCAGGCTTTTCAAACTTTAATAGAACTCCAGCGAGGGGTTAATGATCTAGGAGACAGCGAATTAGATCGCTTATTTGGTCAAGCCGCTCGTTTAACACTAGCTGAAGACTACGAGAACGCATTACCTTTATTTCTACAAGTGGTTCAAAGTAGTCGAAAATATCGGGACGATGGCGCAAGGAAAGCGATGATCGCTATTTTTAATTTGTTAGGATTAAGTCATCCTTTAACTAAGCAGTATCAGCAAGAATTGATGTTAGCTTTGTATTAGTCCATTGGTAGGGGACGATTGAGACGGTTATATCTGTAGGAGAAGATAAGTTATCTACCAAACCCGTCCCTGCTGTTCCCTGTTAACCCATCTTCCACACTTCAAGTTGTAACACAATCAGCACACATTCTAAGAGCGATCTGCTCCGCCGTACCCCTTGCCGGTGCGGGTTCCTTCAAAAGGGGATAGTGATCGCCTTAATTATTGAATAAAAATACTGATTAACTCCTCAAAAAACTCTTTTTTTTGATTTTTTTCAAATCCACATTCGAGAATAATTTAAGAATAAGAAAAAACGATGCGTACTTTACTCATTTATCCTGTTTTCCCCCCTACTTTTTGGTCTTATGAAAAAAGTTTGCAATTAGTCAATCGAAAGGTTTTATTACCTCCTCTCGGTTTAATTACTGTAGCGGCTATCTTACCGCAAGAATGGGAATTTAAATTATGTGATCGCAATATCCGAGAGGTAACTGAAGCGGAATGGGATTGGGCCCAATTAGTCATTTTTTCAGCAATGATTGTTCAAAAACAAGATTTACTCGAACAAATTGCAGAAGCCAAACGAAGAGGTAAATTAGTGGCAGTTGGGGGGGCTTATCCTACATCAGTGCCTCTTGATATGCAACAAGCCGGAGTAAATTTTTTAGTCTTAGATGAAGGAGAAAATACCCTACCTCAATTCGTAGAAGCATTAAAACGAGGAGAAACCGAAGGCATTTTTCGCAGTTCGGAAAAACCCGATGTTAGTCTCACGCCTATTCCCCGTTATGATTTATTAGAATTAGATGCTTACGATTCGATGTCAATTCAGTTTTCTCGAGGTTGTCCTTTTCAATGTGAATTTTGTGACATCATCGTTCTTTATGGCCGCAAACCTCGAACGAAAGCTCCTCATCAATTATTAAAAGAACTCGATTATCTCTACGAATTGGGATGGCGGCGAGGTGTTTTTATGGTGGATGATAATTTTATCGGCAATAAGCGCAATGTGAAAAAATTACTCCATGAGTTAAAAGTTTGGCAAACTGAACATCAGTTTCCCTTCCGTTTCAATACAGAAGCTTCTGTAGATTTAGCACAAGATGATGAATTAATGAATTTAATGGTAGAGTGCAACTTTGATGCGGTATTTTTAGGGATTGAAACCCCCGATGAAGACAGTCTAATATTGACTAAAAAATACCAAAATGTCCGCGATCCTCTCTTAGAAACAGTCGATAAAATGATCCGTATTGGATTAAGGCCAATGGCAGGGTTTATTATTGGTTTTGATGGAGAAAAAAAAGGAGCCGCTACAAGAATTATTGATTTTGTTGAACAAGGAGCCATTCCTACTGCTATGTTTGGAATGCTACAAGCACTACCGAATACAGCCTTGTGGGAGCGTTTAGAAAAAGAAAATCGATTACTGGTTAATAATAAACAAGATATTAATCAAAGTACCTTAATGAATTTTATTCCTACTCGTCCGATTGAAGAAATTGCTTCGGAATATATAGAAGCTTTTTGGGAATTATATGATGAAGAAAATTTTTTAGAACGGACTTATCGGTGTTTTCTGAAACTCGGCGCACCCCGAGCGAAAGTTCCTTTTAAATGGCCTCACTGGATTGATGTTAGAGCCTTATTAATCGTGGTGTGGCGGCAAGGCGTTAAACGCAAAACTCGTGCTAAATTTTGGCTTTATTTCTGGAATATTCTCAGATATAATCCCTCGGTATGGGAGCATTATTTAACCGTTTGTGCCCATAATGAACATTTCCTGGAATATCGCCAAGTTGTGCGCGAAGAAATTGAAAAGCAATTAGAAGAGTTTTTGCGGCAAAAAGCCCAATTACTAACTCAAGCACTAACAATTTAAAAATCCCTAATTTCTCCGGCTTCTACCGAGAGAATTTGGGAAGACTTCAACCAGCCGCTATCAAAAGAATGTAGATGAGTGGTAGTAATAAGCGTTTGAAAACGGTCTTGAATAGCCTCAAGTAACTGATTTTGACGGTTGGGGTCTAACTCAGCTAAAACATCATCTAAAAGCAAAAGAGGCGGCTCTCCGACTACCTCTTCTATTAGTTGTAATTCAGCCAATTTTAAAGCTAACACTAGGGTTCTTTGTTGTCCTTGCGAGCCATAATATTTTGCTGGTGTATGATTAATAATAAACTCAATATCATCCCGATGTGGCCCAACTACAGTGGTGCCTAATTGTTGTTCGGCCATACGGCGCTTTTCAATTTTTTCTAAAAAAGCCTGTTTAACTTCCAGAGGGTCATCTTCTGTCCAACTCACATTAGGAATATATTTAATCTCTAAAACTTCTGTTTTTCCACTAATATTACTGTGCCATTGTTGAGCCAGAGGGGTCAATCTTTCTAAGACTCTTGCTCGTCTTCTGGTTACCCGAGAACCCGCTTCTGCTAATTGAACATCCCAAAGTTTTAATTGAGAGATATCACTGGGTAATTGTTCGACAATAATTTCCGGATTTAAATTATCTTCTTCTCTTTGACGAAATTTTTTTAAGAGGGCATTCCGTTGTTTTAAAACTTGATAATATTGGCTTAAAATATGAGCATAAATCGGTTCTAATTGTATCAACAGAGTATCGATCCAACTGCGGCGAGCATCAGGCGCTCCTCGCACTAAATCTAAGTCTAAACTGGAAAACTGCACCGCATTGAGAACCCCTAAAAAATCCATTTGACGACGCAGAGGTTCTTGATTCAAAATAACGGTTCTTCTGCCGGAAATTCGCAAAATTAACGCTAATTCCGCTTGACCGTAAGCCCGTTCGAGGGCGGCTAAAATTTGTCCGCTAGCCGCTCCCTCTAATACTAAATCTCGGTCCCGACTGACTCGATGACTTTTCAACGTCGCCAACAGTTCTACAGCTTCGAGTAAATTCGATTTTCCCTGAGCATTATTCCCAACAATAATGGTTTTTTGCGAATCAAAATTAACCCGTTGCTCTCGATAATTTCGAAAAGAGCGAAGCTGTACAGTCTTTAAGTACATTCTTATTCTTCTTTGTCCTTACTAATAAACCTGTTGCCAGAACGCAAGAGCGGCTTAAACTTTAATGACGTTTAAGTTTACGATACACCCGAACAGCCACCTTTTCGAGTTCAACCCAAACAAACATCAACGAACTAAACAATAAACAAATAACCAGTTGTTGAACACTCAAAACTTCAGTATCAAAAAATTTACGTAAGGGTTCAACATAAATCAACATCAGTTGTAAAATCGTGGTAAAAACCACAGCCACCAGTAAATAGGGATTGCCCAAAGGATTCATTTCTAGGGTGAGGCGCTCATTAGAACGAACCGCGATCGCATGGCCCATCTGAGCAATACAAAGGGTTGTAAAAACCATCGTTTTCCAACTTTCTACATTATGCCCCGGTTGATTAGCTTCATTAAAAGCCCAGACCATTAAGGAAATACTAATAATCGAAAAAATCAGACCAATACGAATAATATACGAGCCTAACCCTCGAGCAAAAATACTTTCAGAAGGACTATAAGGCCGACGGCGCATAATATTAGGGTCTGCCGGTTCTACCGCTAAAGCCAAAGCCGGTAACCCATCGGTGACTAAATTCATCCAGAGAATTTGTAAAGGCGTTAGAGGAACCCCTGAAAGCCCAATTAAGGGAGCCGCACCAATGGTAATCACTTCTCCGACATTACTACCGAGAATATATTTAATAAAGTGACGAATATTGCTATAAACCACCCGTCCTTCTTCGGTTGCTGCGACGATGGTGGCGAAGTTATCATCGAGCAACACCATATCACTAGCTTCTTTACTGACATCGGTTCCTGTAATCCCCATCGCAATACCAATATCAGCTTGTTTGAGGGCAGGAGCATCATTAACACCATCCCCGGTCATGGCGACGAATTTACCTTGTTTTTGCAAAGCTTGAACAATACGCAGTTTATGTTCTGGGGAAACTCTAGCATAAATACTCACTTGGTCAACTTCTTGCTCGAGTTCGGGTTGGGAAAGTTTTTGTAATTCTTGTCCTATCAGCACGTGATCGCCGGGCTGTGCAATTCCCAATTGATGAGCGATGGCGGTTGCGGTTAAGGGATGGTCCCCTGTAATCATCACCACGCGAATACCGGCTTCTCGACACTTAGTCACCGCCGCCTTAACTTCAGGTCGCGGCGCATCGAGCATTCCCACTAATCCTAACCAAATTAAGCCTTGCTCTACATCCTCATTAAGTGCCTCGGTTGGGGGAAGTGCATAGAGGGGTTTACAGGCAAAACCTAGCACCCTTAAGCCGCGTTGTGCCATCGCGTTATTTCCTTGAAGGACCTGATAACGCTGTTGTTCGTCCAAGGGTTGAGCAACAGAACCCACTTGATAGGTTTGACATCGTTCTAAAATTAACTCAGGAGAACCCTTGATAAACAGCATATAAGAAGTTTGTTCTGGGTCAGCCAGGGGGAGTAGTTCTGGTGTTCTGATTAGGCTCCCTGACCACTCACAGATGACCGACATTCGTTTTCTTTCAGAAGAAAAAGGAATTTCAGCAAGGCGAGGTAACTGTTGGTTAAGGGGTTGTTGTTCTAATCCGGCTTTGCCGGCTAAGGTGAGTAATGCTCCTTCGGTGGGGTCTCCTAAAATAATCCATTCTTGAGCGGGTTGTTGGCTTAAAGTTGCATCATTACACAAGACACAGCCCAATAAGAGTGCTTGTAATTCTAGATAGTTGGTGGTGGAGATAGGTTGTTCATCTCCATTGAGAAATTCTCCTAGAGGGATATATCCAACGCCTGTAACGAGAAAATTGTTTTCTAGGGTTTCCACTTCCTGAACTACCATTTTATTTTGAGTCAGGGTGCCGGTTTTATCCGAACAAATCACATTCACAGAGCCTAATGTTTCTACTGCCGGGAGTTTGCGAATTAAGGCATTACGTCTCACCATGCGCTGTGTGCCAATGGCCAAGGTAACTGTAATGACGGCGGGTAACCCTTCGGGGACGACGGCAACCGCCATACTTAAAGAGATTTCGATTAAGTCTTGTAGAAAACCCCAACCGGCTTTAATTACCCCCCCAATCACCACTAAAGCTACTAAAATAAGTGAGCCGCTCACCAAGACATTGCCTAATTGATTCATGCGCTGTTGTAGGGGAGTGGGTTCATTTTCTACAGATTGAAGCATCTGAGCAATTTTTCCCAATTCTGTGGCCATCCCTGTATTGGTAACCACCACTTTTGCTCGTCCTTGAATGACTTCGGTTCCTGTAAATACTCGATTGAAGCGATCACCTAAAGGGGTATCTTCTGTTAATCCTGTTAGGGCGGGTTGTTTATTGACTCCATGCGGTTCGCCGGTGAGGGCAGATTCTCGAACTTGAAAGGTTGCCGCTTCTAAGATTTGCCCATCAGCACACAATTGAGAGCCGGCTTCTAAAAGAATAATATCTCCCGGAACTAAGCTAGAAGCATCGACTTCTAGTCTTGTGCCCTCTCGAATCACGCCTATTTTAGGAGAAGAAAGTCGTTTTAAGGCGGCTAAGGCTTTTTCGGCCCGGCTTTCTTGAAGGTAGCCTAAAATTCCATTCAGAATGACAATTAATAAGATGGCGATGGTATCTTTAAAAGGAACACCGGCCGGTTCTTTTTGATATAGTTGAACCAGATCTAAAACGCCTGAGACCAGAGCTACAACGATCAGCATAATTAACATCACATTTTTGAACTGATCGAGCAGTATTTCCCAGGCGGTTCGGCCTGCCGCTTCTTCTATTTCATTAGGTCCGTAGTGTTTTAGGCGTTGTTCAACTTCACTGGCTGTTAATCCGTTACTAGCATCAGTTCCTAAAATATTGAGGATATCTTCTCCTGAATAAGTGTGCCATGCTTGATGCTGGTCTGGTAGAGTGTGGGAGGAGTAGGAGGATGTCACTGTAGCTTAATCAGTCTCAATAGATTTATCCTTTTTCATATTAAGACTTAATTCACCCGAGTCGAATGTAAAGATTTTCACAATTTAAGAAAGGGGTTCATCTCGCTCAGTGGTTAGCCATTGTGTTTGGGGTTTGAGAATAAATCCTAAATAAATAGGAATTTTCCAGAATATATACATCGGAATGGCTAAAAGATTTTTGGCAGATATATGATCGCGCCCAAATTTAGCCCAAGCTAACAAGACAGCACTGACAATTAACAGTCCTTCAATCCCTAAAATCCATAAGGGAATCCAAATATTTTCTACCATTGCCACACCCAATCCCGCTAGGCTAACGGTTAACCAGAATAGAACCAACAACGATAACGGGGGGACAAACAATTCTAAGGCAAGAGCGAGTAAATCTAGCCGTCGTTGGACAAAGGCTTGTTTAAATAAAACCCAAGAGTGAGTCAGGATCATTTCTAGGTGACCATGTTCCCATCGTTTTCTCTGGCTGATGGCGGCTTGATTTTCCATTAAGCGCCCAATCACTCTGGCTTGGTGGCAATAGATGGGACAAAATCCTGCCAATGCCAAGTCCACTGTAAGCTGCATATCATCAGCCGTTTTATTGCCAGCCAAAGAAACTTGTGCCAGTACAGTCCAAGGAAATCCCATTCCACTACCGGTGAGTAAACAAGGTAATCCTAAACTCGCTAACCCCAAAGGACGAACAAAATTTTTAATCAGTAGAGCTAATCTGGATATGGTATCTTTTGCGGTGGGATTTAAGCTTTGTTCCATTAGATAGGTCGCTTGTACGGGCCGCTGGGTTTTTTTGACTTTGCAGGCAATTTCAGTAATTGTATTGGCAGATACTTTACAGTCAGCATCGAGAATAATTACTACTTCTGGAGGATTCTTATTGAGATATTGCATTCCATAATCTAATGCATATCCTTTGCCGCGCCTTGTATCATCTGTTCTTTCTAAGACTTGTACCCCCCGATTAGCAGCGATGGCGACTGTATTATCAGTACAGTTGTCTGCTATGACCACAATTTCGTCTTTCGGGGTCAATTGGGGTAAAAGTGCGGCTAAGGTATCACCAATCACTAAAGCCTCATTGTGGGCTGGAATTAAAATTGCCAGGGTTGGCCTCTGTGTTTTTTCTGGGTTGGGTTTTTTTTCTGCTGGCTTGACAACAGCTAACCCACACTCCACTACAAACACAAAAATAGGTGCTAACAGCCCTATGGCCAGCATGAATAAAGTAAAAGAGCCTAAAAACATAGTTTTACTTATCTAATCTTTATTTTGTCTCTGAGTATTTTTGTACGAGGGTAGGCAAGATTTATGCTTATATTCTCTATATATTATGCTATGTGACTAAAAATAATCACAGGTATTAAGGTAGGTGAAGTTCACCAATTCTTAACAGGGTGAAAACTAATATCTATTAAAATATAACCTCGGATACTTGTTTAAAGCCTTAAAATATGGTACGGAAACCCAAGGCTGTTATCTGTCTTAAGATAGAAACTTTATCAATTCTTTATCAATTCTTCATCAATTTTTGATTTATTTTTTATAAATTTTTTACATTGTCAAAACGGATGTCTGCTGATATGTAGCCGCTAGTGGATTTTAGGCAGCGAGGCTCTCAGGTAGCCGCTAGTTAATAAAATCTTTAGAATAATCAATTTGCAGAAATTTTGTTAAGAATTGTAAATTTTTAGCCCGAGCAATGTAAAGATTGTCGGTATCATGAGTGAGTTAGGTCTATCAGTAGCGTTAATCAATATATGGGTTTAAAAATCGTTAAAAATTTTGAGGCGAGTTTTACGCTAAGCCAAGAAGCCAAAACACGGTTATTTGAGTTACTACAAAGCGCCGATTTTCTTGGGCAAATTAGCCAACAATTACAGGGAGCCAAAATAGAGTTTACTGAATTATTATTTCAACCGGTTCCTTATAGTCAAGAAACACCTAAAGGAATGCCTCCTGAGTTGGAAAGTTATTTCAATTCAGAAGATTACGTAATTATTAATGTCCCTCCTAATTTTATGTTTAAAGCTAAAGTTTTTAACCCCAGTCGCCTCTGTGCCATTTATCGAAAACAAAAATAATGGTTAGTAGTGATTTTATCTTATCAAAAAATCCATCTTCAACTCAGAAAAAATCTCATGACTACTGGAACAGAAATCGCAGACTTAAAAACGCTAAATTATTTCCCTTATCTAGATAACGGCTTAATATCCGAAGATTTTCAGAGTAAAATTGGCGTGTATGCCATTTTCAATCAAGAGCAAGAATTACAATTTGTCGGTTATTCACGGGATATTTATTTAAGTTTAAAACAGCATTTAGTCCGTCAGCCGGATAATTGTTATTGGCTGAAAATACAAACCATTACTCGTCCGAGTCGTACCCAATTAGAAGAAATCCGTTTAGCTTGGATTAAAGAAAATGGAAAAACTCCTTTAGGAAATGACTCAGAACAAGGAAAATGGACTGAACCCATTGATGCTAAATTAGCGATGACAGAAGCCGAAAAACAAGAGTATCAAAGCACTGATGACCTAGGAAAAATAAAGCTCCTTAAAAAAGTTTCTCGGCGAGTTGAAGAAGCCATTCAAGAAAAATTGAAAACCCGAGGAGTACAGATGGATATGCGTTTTAATCCTAAACTAAAAGAACAAGGATTGTTAGACCTAAAGTAAAAATAGGAAAAAAATAGCAGTAGCCGCTTTCAGGATTGACTGCTCGTTCTCTCGTAAAATCAACAAGCAAGCTATTATGGATAAATTAGACAAGATAGTTGTTGGTTACCAATACTGAGAGTTTTTTCGTCAGATGACCACAGCCTTACTAAACAATCGTTATCAAATACTAGAAAGCCTGGCTAGAGGAGGCTTTGGGGAAACCTTTTTAGCGATCGATACCCATCTGCCCTCGGCTCGCAAATGCGTGATCAAGCAGCTTAAACCGATCATTCAAAGCCCTTCACTCCCGCAATGGCTAAAAGAAAGATTTCAGCGAGAAGCAACAATTTTAGAGGACTTAGGCGACAAAAACGCGCAAATTCCTCAACTATATGCTTACTTTGCCGAAGAAGATAACTTTTATCTAGTACAAGAATGGATAGAAGGGCTGACTCTGACGCAGAAACATCAACTCGAAGGGAATTTTACCTCAGAAGAAGTCACAGACATCCTGGTGCAAATTCTGCCAGTATTAGACTACATCCACCATCGTCGCATTATTCACCGAGACGTTAAGCCCGATAACATTATTATAAGGTCCTCAGATAGGTTACCTGTGTTGATCGACTTTGGCATCATGAAAGAAGCCATGGCCACACTCGTTCAACCTGATGGGGTGAGTGCCTATTCTATCGCCTTGGGAACTCCTGGCTATATGGCCTCTGAACAAGCCGCAGGCCGCCCAGTTTTTTCTAGTGATCTCTACAGTTTAGGGCTAACCGCCGTGTTTTTACTGAGCGGCAAAACCCCCCAATATCTAGAAACCGATCCCCGTAGCGGAGAAATTCTTTGGCGTAACTCCGTCCCGAACCTTCATTCTAACTTAGCCGCCGTCATCGACCGTGCTATTCGCTTTCATCCGCGTGATCGCTTTAGTTCTGCCCAAGAGATGTTAGCCGCCCTGCAACATCCTCCTGAAACTAAGACGGTGGCTACAGTGGCGGTTTCACCGGGGTCTCTAAAACCCGGAAAAATTCTCGCACAACAACCCATTGCCACACAACCCGATCCAGAGATGATTCTACCGGCAGTAGAATGGGAACCCGAAGAGAAAAAATCTGCTTGGAGTGGGATAACTTTCTTTTTAAGCGTGGGGGGTTTAATGATCGGAGGGTTTATCTTGGGGTTGAGTATTTTTCTGGCGCAACAACGCTCCGATCATACTCCCAAGCCTACTCCCATAGAAGCAACGCCAGAACCGCAAATCTCAGTAACTCCCTCTCCAGTAGCACCCGAGATCGTTCCAAGAAGAAGACCCAGCAGACAACCTATCCCTTCCAACACCTTTACGCCGGTTCCTCCACCAGAAACTTCTCCAAGTCCGCTTGAAACTATTGTTCCCTCTCCAGAAGGCGAAATCACACCAACGCCGCTTGAGTCACCGACCTCTTCTCCATCGGGAGAAACGACCCCAACCCCGTCTGAAAACCCTGCCGCCTCTCCGGCTGGACAAACGCCTCCAACTACGCCTGAAAATCCTGCCGCCTCTCCTTCTGGAGAAACTGCCCCAACCTCCCCGTCACCAACCCCCTCGCCAACTGTTCAACCCAGTCCTGCCGCTTCTTCGGCCCCAAGTCAACCGACTCCACAACCGTCACCATCAGCAACCCCTGAACAGGAAAAATCCACCTCGGGGGATCATCAAAGTCGTGTTTTGAAAATCCCTGTGGTCGCTACTGGCACTAAAGAAGAATTAATCCGACGAAAATTAGGACAACCCACCACCATTAATAAGGGACTCTGGGGAAATACTCAGGCGGTATTATACAAAAACGTGGTTCCCAGTAAAGTTGATATCGGTTATTTATTTGAGCCTGAAAGCGGAAGAGTGAGACAAAGCGAGGTTTCTGTTGCTCAGTCGGTGGGTTTAGCCACCATCAAAACCACCTTAAATCAATTATTAAGGGGGAATGCGCCGCCTTCAGTTAAACAAGCTTTAGAACAAATCTATCTACGCCAAAGTAACCAACATTCATTTTTAGTTGGTAATCTAAAAGGAACGATTCAACGCAATCAGTTTGATCGCATTTACATTGGTATTTGGGAAGCTGATTTTCATTGAACGGTGAATTTAACGATCCATGACCAACCAACCCGAATCTAATACAACCTCAAATCACGACTCGCAAAGCACTTCTGCTGTTCAGTCAACCTCTACGAATGGGAATGGAAAGACCCCTTCGTCGCCAAAAAAATCGCTTAATCTGTTGATTCCGCCCCCTCGCCAATCTTCTCAACTTTCCCTATCTCAGAAAGAAATTAGTTCATCAGATCCCCGTTTATTACTGGGTGCGGTGGCGATCCTCGGCTTAGGTTTATGGTTTAATCTGCCTTGGGTGGGTTTTTCTGGGGGGTTGACGGCTTTGTTTCTCTCTTTAAGGGTAATTTTCCCCTCGATCAAAGATTGGGTTCGTCAATATTTAACCCTTCAAGAGAGAAAGACGTTACTCGCCTCTGTGGTTTTTA is from Gloeothece verrucosa PCC 7822 and encodes:
- a CDS encoding serine/threonine-protein kinase encodes the protein MTTALLNNRYQILESLARGGFGETFLAIDTHLPSARKCVIKQLKPIIQSPSLPQWLKERFQREATILEDLGDKNAQIPQLYAYFAEEDNFYLVQEWIEGLTLTQKHQLEGNFTSEEVTDILVQILPVLDYIHHRRIIHRDVKPDNIIIRSSDRLPVLIDFGIMKEAMATLVQPDGVSAYSIALGTPGYMASEQAAGRPVFSSDLYSLGLTAVFLLSGKTPQYLETDPRSGEILWRNSVPNLHSNLAAVIDRAIRFHPRDRFSSAQEMLAALQHPPETKTVATVAVSPGSLKPGKILAQQPIATQPDPEMILPAVEWEPEEKKSAWSGITFFLSVGGLMIGGFILGLSIFLAQQRSDHTPKPTPIEATPEPQISVTPSPVAPEIVPRRRPSRQPIPSNTFTPVPPPETSPSPLETIVPSPEGEITPTPLESPTSSPSGETTPTPSENPAASPAGQTPPTTPENPAASPSGETAPTSPSPTPSPTVQPSPAASSAPSQPTPQPSPSATPEQEKSTSGDHQSRVLKIPVVATGTKEELIRRKLGQPTTINKGLWGNTQAVLYKNVVPSKVDIGYLFEPESGRVRQSEVSVAQSVGLATIKTTLNQLLRGNAPPSVKQALEQIYLRQSNQHSFLVGNLKGTIQRNQFDRIYIGIWEADFH